The Deltaproteobacteria bacterium genome window below encodes:
- the gnd gene encoding decarboxylating 6-phosphogluconate dehydrogenase translates to MDVGMIGLGRMGLNMARRLAKGGHRVVGYNRTAKVTKSAESEGIEGAYSLSELVEKLPSPRAVWMMLPAGDIVDHTIESLKPLLTSGDMVVDGGNTYYKDDLRRSEDLKALGIRYIDAGVSGGIWGLEKGYCTMVGGEKSAFEAIEPILKTLAPPEGYLWCGAAGAGHFIKMVHNGIEYGLMEAYAEGFEMIKASPYGDGIGNADLARLWNRGSVVRSWLLELLESAFGKEDGLESIIGYVEDSGEGRWMVKEAVDMGVSIPAISESLMRRFRSRQEEPFGEKLLAALREEFGGHTVRRIPE, encoded by the coding sequence ATGGACGTCGGCATGATAGGCCTGGGCCGCATGGGGCTCAACATGGCCAGGCGGCTCGCGAAAGGCGGGCACAGGGTCGTCGGCTACAACAGGACGGCCAAGGTGACGAAGAGCGCCGAGTCCGAGGGCATAGAGGGCGCGTACTCGCTCTCCGAGCTGGTAGAGAAGCTCCCCAGTCCGAGGGCCGTCTGGATGATGCTCCCTGCCGGCGACATAGTCGACCACACCATAGAGTCCCTTAAGCCGCTCCTGACGTCTGGCGACATGGTTGTGGACGGCGGAAATACCTATTACAAAGACGACCTCCGGAGGTCGGAGGACCTTAAGGCTCTAGGCATACGTTACATAGACGCCGGCGTTAGCGGCGGGATATGGGGACTTGAAAAAGGCTACTGCACGATGGTTGGCGGCGAAAAGAGCGCGTTCGAAGCCATAGAGCCGATTCTAAAGACCCTCGCGCCTCCCGAAGGATATCTATGGTGCGGAGCGGCGGGGGCCGGTCATTTCATCAAGATGGTGCATAACGGGATAGAGTACGGCCTCATGGAGGCCTATGCGGAAGGGTTCGAAATGATAAAGGCTTCGCCTTACGGCGATGGAATAGGGAACGCGGATCTCGCGCGCCTCTGGAACAGGGGCAGCGTGGTTCGGTCCTGGCTGCTGGAGCTCCTTGAGAGCGCCTTTGGAAAAGAGGACGGGCTCGAATCCATAATCGGCTATGTCGAGGACTCGGGCGAGGGCAGGTGGATGGTCAAGGAGGCCGTCGACATGGGCGTAAGCATCCCCGCGATATCGGAGTCCCTCATGCGGAGGTTCCGTTCGCGTCAGGAAGAGCCCTTCGGAGAAAAGCTCCTTGCCGCCTTGAGAGAGGAATTCGGCGGCCATACCGTCCGGCGCATCCCCGAATAA
- the pgl gene encoding 6-phosphogluconolactonase, producing the protein MRNGLVIHRGEGELARGAAAIFHGSCRAAIREKGLFTAVLSGGKTPRALYELLGAEYRDKIEWGRVHFFWGDERCVPPDSDESNFKAVNESLLSRIDIPSENIHRIKGELPPKETALAYEDEIRSFFMLAPGGLPPFDLVLLGLGRDGHTLSVFPGTAALREKERLVTENHVRVLDSWRVTLTISAIKESRKAVFLVSGNDKAAALRDVLRGEISEVHPAGLVEAGEVIWLADREAAALLGEQSN; encoded by the coding sequence ATGAGAAATGGCCTTGTCATCCATCGAGGCGAAGGGGAGCTTGCAAGGGGGGCCGCCGCAATATTCCATGGTTCATGCAGGGCCGCAATCCGCGAAAAGGGCCTTTTTACGGCCGTCCTTTCGGGCGGAAAGACCCCTAGGGCTCTATACGAGCTCCTTGGCGCGGAATACCGCGACAAGATCGAGTGGGGCCGCGTGCACTTCTTCTGGGGCGACGAAAGGTGCGTCCCGCCCGATAGCGATGAGAGTAATTTCAAGGCGGTAAACGAAAGCCTCCTCTCCCGCATCGACATACCTTCCGAAAATATCCATCGCATTAAAGGAGAGCTTCCCCCAAAAGAGACGGCCCTGGCCTATGAGGACGAGATAAGGTCCTTTTTCATGCTCGCGCCGGGCGGGCTCCCTCCGTTCGACCTCGTTCTTTTAGGGCTCGGCCGGGACGGCCACACGCTCTCCGTCTTTCCAGGGACAGCCGCCCTAAGAGAAAAGGAAAGGCTCGTTACTGAGAATCACGTCAGAGTCCTCGATTCGTGGAGGGTGACGCTCACCATAAGCGCCATCAAGGAATCTCGCAAGGCCGTGTTCCTTGTCTCCGGAAATGATAAGGCCGCGGCCTTGAGGGACGTACTCCGGGGCGAAATCTCGGAAGTGCATCCGGCCGGACTGGTCGAAGCTGGAGAGGTGATATGGCTTGCCGACAGGGAAGCGGCGGCCCTCCTCGGGGAACAGTCCAATTAA
- the zwf gene encoding glucose-6-phosphate dehydrogenase has protein sequence MDDISEGRQAIRIGKVAATGQPCEEMAPDPCAMVIFGASGDLTKRKLLPALFFLFRNKLLSRNFFMLGVARTELDDASFRAEMEKAVKKAGNFDESAWAEFSGRLYYRRADYRSDSLVALKRFLDEKAGEYRTGGNRMFYLATPPSVYSDIIESTAGAGLFEEEGGWVRLVIEKPHGRDLPSALALEETVGRHLREEQVFRIDHYLGKDTVQNIMMFRFANAIFEPVWSRHFIDHVQITVAESIGIGKRAGFYEESGVLRDIFQNHMLQVLSFITMEPPSVYSSELVRDERVKVLRALRPLDGLLDEQLVLGQYVEGESEGKHVKGYTEEEGVSSHSIVPTFAAMKAHIDNWRWQGVPFYLRSGKRLRSRFTQITIQFKNVPHLMFSGVFPGEIGPNALIMRIQPDERIQLKFHAKNPGSRVCLRDVVMDFSYLGGYQGLVLDAYERVLMDCMTGDKMLFVRRDGVELSWSWLGPALDRADGKGGRPDLHLYRAGSFGPAEAERFMARDGRAWVNYEG, from the coding sequence ATGGACGATATATCAGAAGGGCGCCAGGCCATAAGGATAGGCAAGGTCGCCGCAACGGGCCAGCCCTGCGAGGAGATGGCCCCCGACCCGTGCGCGATGGTGATATTCGGAGCCTCCGGCGACCTTACGAAAAGGAAGCTCCTCCCGGCCCTCTTTTTCCTCTTCAGGAACAAGCTCCTTTCCAGGAATTTCTTCATGCTCGGGGTCGCGAGGACCGAGCTCGACGACGCCTCCTTCCGCGCCGAGATGGAAAAGGCGGTAAAAAAGGCCGGCAACTTCGACGAGTCCGCGTGGGCCGAGTTCTCCGGAAGGCTTTATTACAGGAGGGCCGACTATCGGAGCGATTCCCTCGTGGCCCTCAAGCGGTTCCTGGATGAGAAGGCAGGGGAGTACAGAACCGGCGGGAACAGGATGTTCTATCTCGCCACCCCGCCATCGGTCTACTCCGACATAATCGAGTCCACGGCAGGCGCGGGGCTTTTTGAAGAGGAAGGCGGCTGGGTGAGGCTTGTAATAGAGAAGCCACACGGCAGGGACCTGCCGAGCGCGCTCGCCCTCGAGGAGACCGTGGGCCGCCATCTCCGCGAAGAGCAGGTCTTCAGGATAGACCACTACCTCGGCAAGGACACCGTCCAGAACATAATGATGTTCAGGTTCGCGAACGCCATTTTCGAGCCCGTGTGGAGCAGGCACTTTATAGACCACGTCCAGATAACCGTGGCGGAATCCATCGGCATCGGAAAGAGGGCGGGCTTCTACGAGGAATCGGGCGTCTTGAGGGACATCTTCCAGAACCACATGCTCCAGGTCCTTTCCTTCATCACGATGGAGCCTCCCTCGGTCTACTCATCCGAGCTCGTGAGGGACGAGAGGGTGAAGGTTTTAAGGGCGCTAAGGCCCCTTGACGGCCTGCTTGACGAACAGCTTGTACTCGGCCAGTACGTGGAAGGCGAATCCGAAGGCAAGCATGTGAAAGGGTATACCGAGGAGGAGGGGGTCTCAAGCCATTCCATCGTGCCTACTTTTGCCGCCATGAAGGCGCATATAGACAACTGGAGATGGCAGGGCGTCCCCTTTTACCTCCGCTCGGGAAAGAGGCTCAGGAGCCGCTTTACGCAAATCACCATTCAGTTCAAGAACGTGCCGCACCTCATGTTCAGCGGCGTGTTCCCCGGCGAGATAGGCCCGAACGCCCTTATAATGAGGATACAGCCGGATGAGAGGATACAGCTTAAGTTCCACGCCAAGAACCCTGGGTCGAGGGTCTGCCTTCGGGACGTGGTCATGGATTTCTCATACCTCGGAGGTTATCAGGGATTGGTGCTGGATGCTTACGAGCGAGTGCTCATGGACTGCATGACAGGCGACAAGATGCTCTTCGTAAGGAGGGACGGCGTGGAATTGAGCTGGAGCTGGCTCGGCCCGGCCCTCGACCGCGCGGACGGCAAGGGCGGCAGACCGGACCTCCATCTCTACAGGGCAGGGAGCTTCGGTCCGGCCGAGGCGGAAAGGTTCATGGCGCGGGACGGGAGGGCCTGGGTGAACTATGAAGGGTGA
- a CDS encoding bifunctional transaldolase/phosoglucose isomerase, translating to MNPLIELKKLGQSVWYDNLRKGLVTSGELKRFIDEYAVSGVTSNPNTFERAIAGTTEYDEDIRRLLKEGLDDDAILERLVTRDIRLAADVMAEASKATGGIDGFVSIEVDPRLARDAGSTIDEARRLFAAVDRPNVMVKVPGTVEGLKALEELTLEGRNINVTLLFSIDRYAEVADSYISGLEKRLSNGLPVDNISSVASFFVSRVDSIFDRIIEERIERSRSNDEKARLKSLLGRVAVANAKLAYRKFEEIYSGERFRKLKDAGARPQRLLWASTGTKNPRYSDVKYVEELVMSGTVNTMPLHTMLAFYDHGKAEPVLVEEFDGPGKIFEEMKALGIDYRAATDRLEKEGIGAFSGSYLGILSSIAAKREALERKKAFAVRFSLNGFEAAVSEALQEVGSENFLERLWAKDPTLWKTGPEDRKLIKNALGWVALADIMDDHIGEIEGFAKEVKEAGFRDAVLLGMGGSSLAPLVFAEAFGSAPGYPGLTVLDSTDPEAVGSVANAIDPERTLFIVSSKSGSTIEPLSLFEFFHERLSSSMGEAAGKNFIAITDPGTPLEGFARKYGFRKLFANPSDIGGRFSVLSYFGLVPAGLLGMDLTMLLEHASRVEAAVHPCATDENPVLMLGAALGTLGRLGRDKLTFFISKEIAPFGMWLEQLIAESTGKEGKGLVPVVGEPLGNPESYGNDRVFISITLGEEDGGRAGAMKRLAEAGHPIIDFRLADKYELGGEFLRWEIATAVAGQILGINPFDQPDVELAKKLTISRLNSIGKPDGLKPPGIGAETERFGVRLGRNTFDKLGAVDSDPGKMLKEFVGLVGAGDYIGLLAYYNPSDAGIGSGLASLRKTLSEMTGAAVQLGYGPRYLHSTGQLHKGGPRSGVFLILCHKPDSDIKVPGSNFSFSELELSQAYGDMEALDSKGLRVALVDMKEPGIVCLKEFESLLKSAH from the coding sequence ATGAATCCCTTGATAGAGCTTAAGAAGCTTGGCCAGAGCGTCTGGTATGACAACCTCCGGAAGGGCCTCGTCACGTCCGGGGAGCTCAAGCGCTTCATTGACGAGTACGCGGTCTCGGGCGTGACCTCGAACCCTAACACCTTCGAGAGGGCCATAGCAGGCACGACCGAGTACGACGAGGACATCCGCAGGCTCCTGAAGGAGGGCCTTGACGACGACGCCATACTCGAAAGGTTGGTGACGAGGGACATAAGGCTGGCTGCCGACGTCATGGCCGAGGCCTCGAAGGCAACGGGCGGCATTGACGGGTTCGTCTCGATCGAGGTCGACCCGAGGCTTGCCAGAGACGCGGGCTCGACCATCGACGAGGCGAGGAGGCTTTTTGCGGCCGTGGACAGGCCGAACGTCATGGTGAAGGTGCCGGGCACCGTCGAGGGGCTAAAGGCGCTCGAAGAGCTTACCCTCGAAGGGCGGAATATAAACGTCACCCTCCTCTTCTCGATCGACAGGTACGCGGAAGTGGCGGACTCATACATAAGCGGGCTCGAGAAGAGGCTCTCTAACGGCCTTCCGGTGGATAACATATCGAGTGTGGCGAGCTTCTTCGTAAGCAGGGTCGATTCCATCTTCGACAGGATAATAGAGGAAAGGATAGAGCGCTCAAGGTCGAATGACGAGAAGGCGCGGCTTAAGTCTCTTCTCGGCAGGGTGGCTGTGGCGAACGCGAAGCTGGCCTACAGGAAATTCGAGGAGATATACTCGGGGGAGAGGTTCCGGAAATTGAAGGACGCCGGGGCAAGGCCCCAGAGGCTCCTGTGGGCGAGTACCGGGACCAAGAACCCGCGCTATTCCGATGTAAAATACGTTGAGGAGCTCGTGATGAGCGGCACCGTGAACACCATGCCGCTCCATACGATGCTCGCCTTCTACGATCACGGCAAGGCCGAGCCCGTCCTTGTCGAGGAGTTCGACGGCCCGGGAAAAATATTTGAAGAGATGAAGGCGCTCGGCATCGACTACCGGGCGGCGACCGACAGGCTCGAAAAGGAGGGCATAGGCGCCTTCTCCGGGTCCTATCTCGGCATACTCTCCTCAATAGCCGCTAAAAGGGAGGCGCTCGAAAGAAAAAAGGCGTTTGCCGTGAGGTTTTCATTGAACGGCTTCGAGGCCGCCGTCTCCGAGGCGCTCCAGGAGGTCGGGAGCGAAAACTTCCTGGAGCGCCTCTGGGCCAAGGACCCCACCCTCTGGAAGACGGGGCCCGAGGACAGGAAGCTCATAAAAAATGCGCTCGGCTGGGTGGCCCTGGCCGACATCATGGACGATCATATCGGCGAGATAGAGGGCTTTGCGAAAGAGGTGAAGGAGGCGGGCTTCAGGGACGCGGTCCTCTTAGGGATGGGCGGGTCGAGCCTCGCTCCCCTCGTCTTTGCCGAGGCCTTCGGCAGCGCCCCGGGGTATCCCGGGCTTACGGTCCTGGACTCGACCGACCCCGAGGCGGTAGGCTCGGTCGCAAATGCAATAGACCCGGAGAGGACGCTATTCATAGTGTCGAGCAAGTCCGGTTCGACCATAGAGCCTCTGAGCCTCTTCGAGTTCTTCCACGAGAGATTATCGTCAAGCATGGGCGAAGCGGCAGGGAAGAACTTCATCGCCATAACCGACCCCGGCACGCCATTGGAGGGCTTTGCCCGGAAGTACGGCTTCAGGAAACTCTTCGCGAACCCCAGTGACATAGGCGGGAGGTTCTCCGTCCTTTCGTATTTCGGGCTAGTCCCCGCAGGCCTCCTGGGCATGGATCTCACAATGCTCCTTGAGCACGCCTCGAGGGTAGAGGCGGCGGTGCACCCGTGCGCGACGGACGAGAACCCGGTCCTCATGTTAGGGGCCGCGCTCGGCACGCTCGGGAGGCTCGGAAGGGACAAGCTCACATTTTTCATCTCGAAGGAGATAGCGCCGTTCGGCATGTGGCTTGAGCAGCTCATAGCGGAAAGCACCGGCAAGGAGGGGAAGGGGCTCGTGCCTGTCGTGGGCGAGCCGCTCGGGAACCCGGAAAGCTACGGAAATGACAGGGTCTTCATATCCATCACGCTCGGAGAAGAGGACGGCGGCCGCGCGGGGGCAATGAAACGGCTGGCCGAGGCCGGGCATCCCATTATCGATTTCAGGCTCGCGGACAAGTACGAGCTCGGCGGTGAGTTCCTTAGATGGGAGATAGCGACCGCCGTAGCCGGGCAGATACTCGGCATAAACCCCTTTGACCAGCCTGATGTAGAGCTCGCCAAGAAGCTTACCATATCGAGGCTTAACAGCATCGGTAAGCCCGACGGGCTTAAGCCGCCCGGCATAGGCGCCGAGACCGAAAGATTCGGGGTGCGCCTGGGCAGGAATACCTTCGATAAACTCGGGGCCGTTGACTCGGACCCCGGGAAGATGCTCAAGGAGTTCGTAGGACTGGTAGGGGCGGGGGACTACATAGGCCTCCTTGCCTATTACAACCCGTCGGATGCCGGAATCGGCTCCGGGCTTGCCAGCCTCAGAAAGACGCTCAGCGAGATGACGGGCGCAGCGGTCCAGCTCGGGTACGGGCCGAGATACCTGCACTCGACAGGGCAGCTCCACAAGGGCGGGCCGCGTAGCGGCGTATTCCTCATCCTTTGCCACAAGCCCGACAGCGATATTAAAGTGCCGGGAAGCAATTTCAGCTTTTCAGAGCTTGAGCTGTCGCAGGCCTACGGCGACATGGAGGCGCTGGATTCCAAGGGACTGAGGGTGGCGCTCGTGGACATGAAAGAGCCTGGAATAGTGTGCCTCAAGGAATTCGAGTCTCTTCTGAAGAGCGCTCATTAA
- the glk gene encoding glucokinase, with protein sequence MKGERLILAGDIGGTKTYMALYALSAGTLAPVRESVFSNDRYGGPEVIMGEFLKEGEARRIEGAALGLACPIIGNRCTLTNLGWVVDGEELKKRFGLKKLGLINDLEALGWGVGLLGKADLFVLQEGAQRPGNAALIAAGTGLGEAILVGDGEDFRVSASEGGHTDFGPRNALEVELLQYLMPRYGHVSYERIVSGPGLANIYEFLLAKNKRKTPERLRMRMEAEGAAPVISEEAINGTDEDCKEALGLLVSIYGAEAGNLALKSLSIAGVYVGGGIAPKILEALKIGGFLEAFRDKGRFRDFMAGIPVHVILNDRTGLMGAASYAALLAGERAERITGAKGP encoded by the coding sequence ATGAAGGGTGAGCGGCTCATCCTCGCCGGGGACATAGGCGGCACAAAGACCTACATGGCGCTTTATGCGCTTTCGGCAGGTACGCTCGCACCGGTAAGGGAAAGCGTATTCTCCAATGACCGCTACGGCGGGCCTGAAGTCATAATGGGCGAATTTCTGAAGGAGGGCGAGGCTCGTAGGATCGAGGGCGCGGCCCTCGGGCTCGCCTGCCCCATTATCGGCAACCGCTGCACGCTCACCAACCTCGGCTGGGTCGTTGACGGCGAGGAGCTTAAGAAAAGGTTCGGTCTCAAAAAGCTCGGCCTCATAAACGACCTTGAGGCGCTGGGCTGGGGGGTCGGGCTCCTTGGAAAGGCTGACCTTTTCGTCCTGCAGGAGGGCGCTCAGAGGCCTGGTAACGCCGCCCTCATAGCCGCGGGCACCGGGCTCGGCGAGGCGATACTCGTGGGGGACGGCGAGGATTTCAGGGTGTCGGCATCCGAAGGCGGGCACACGGACTTCGGCCCGAGAAATGCCCTTGAGGTCGAACTCCTTCAATACCTCATGCCCAGGTACGGGCACGTAAGCTATGAAAGGATAGTCTCGGGCCCGGGCCTTGCGAATATATACGAATTCCTGCTGGCGAAAAATAAAAGGAAGACGCCTGAGCGCCTTCGGATGAGGATGGAAGCCGAAGGCGCTGCCCCCGTTATATCCGAGGAGGCGATAAACGGCACGGACGAGGACTGCAAAGAAGCCCTCGGCCTATTGGTCTCGATCTACGGCGCGGAGGCCGGGAACCTGGCTTTAAAGTCTCTTTCGATTGCCGGGGTCTATGTAGGCGGCGGCATCGCGCCTAAGATACTCGAAGCGCTTAAGATTGGCGGGTTCCTCGAAGCCTTCAGGGACAAGGGCAGGTTCAGGGATTTCATGGCAGGCATACCGGTTCATGTAATACTGAACGACAGGACCGGGCTCATGGGCGCGGCAAGCTACGCGGCCCTACTCGCCGGAGAGAGGGCCGAAAGGATAACCGGGGCCAAAGGGCCGTAG